GCTCAATGAGGTCCACATTGTGTTGTGAATACTAATGGGACTGAATTATACTTTGATGCTTCATTATTTGATAAAGTAATTGAGAAGGGTACAAACAAACATACTGAATGTTATAGTGCCTTTTATGATGAGGCTGGTAATTCAAACAATCTAGATGAGTATTTAAAAGCAAATCATGTAAATGAATTAGTGATTGTTGGGGTAGCATTAAAAGTTTGTGTCAAAGCATCATTTGAACATGCAATTGAATTAGGATATCACACTATAGTTGACATAAAAGAATACGCTGGTTTTCAAGATAAAAGATAAAAATTACAAATTTTGAAATTAATTGATATAATAAAGATAGTATTTGAACAAATTGAATCTTAAAATTTTAACAATATCGTTCATAATTTTATCTATTTGATCAGTATTATAGAAAGTAGACGACAGAATGAACAAAGTTATCTCAGTTAAAATTTCTGATATTGCTCCTTTTGGTGCATTTGCCATTTTTGAATTGGACGGTAAACAATACAAAGGTTTAATCCATATTAGTGAAATTGCTAACACTTTTGTAAACAATATTAACGAATTTGTTAAAGTTGGTCAAGATGTTGAAGTTCTAATCTTAGAATTAAACGACGAAAAAGCTCAAGCAAAATTATCAATTAAAAAAGTTAACGCTTAATTAATAATTAAACTAAATAAAAGAGAGAATTCTTTATTCTCTCTTTTTCTTTTATAAATTTTAAAAACATTAAGTTAGTTTGATTTTTTACTGATTATTAATATAAAATAAATTAAACAAATTAAATATAAAAAACTTATACATGAAAACATAATGGGTTGTCGACCTGCCTTTGGACCTATCATCAGACTATAAGCGTAAGGTTTTTTAAAATTAAAAAAGCCTCTTTTTTTATTCAAAAAAAGAACAAAAAATGAAAAATACACAAATCTTAATTTTAGATTTTGGAAGTCAATATACACAATTACTAGCTAGAAGAGTTAGAGAAGCTAATTTTTATACAAAAGTATTACCTTTTGATACAAGTATTGAAAAAATTAAAGAATATCCATTATTAAAAGGAATTTTTCTTTCTGGTGGACTTTCAAGTGTTTATTTACAAAATACATATAAAATACAACCAGAAATCTTAAAATTAGATATTGCGATTTTAGGTTTTTGCTAGGGAATCAATTAATTAATCAATATTTTGATGGAGCAGTTGAATTAGCTGATGAACAAGAATTTGGTAAAGCATTATTAATAAAGTAGATCATGTTAACCCTGTAGTTTATGATGTTACATGAAAACCTCCTGGAACAATAAAATGAGAGTAATAAAATGAATAAAGATTTAAATGGAAAAAATTATTAGTAAAGCGATCACTTTTTATGATGTATTGCTTGTCCTAAATTATTCTGAGGTATTACCTCATTAAGTTTGTCTAAAAACTAAATTAACTAAAAATATTGAATTAAATGTGCCAATCATTTTAGCTGCAATGGATACAGTAACTGAATCTGAATTAGCTATTGCAATTGCAAGTATTGGTGGAATTGGAATTTTACATAAAAACTTAACTATTGAACAACAAGCTGATGAAATTAAAGCAGTTAAAGCAATTAAATCAAGTGATGAATATCAAAATGCTTGTGTTGATACAAATGCTTTTTTAAGAGTTAGTGGAGCTGTTAGTGTTAATGATGAAACTATTAGTCGTGTTGATGCTTTAATTAAAGCCGGAATTGATGTTTTAGTAGTTGATTCAGCACATGGTCATAGTAAAGGTATTATTGACGTTGTTAAAGCGATTAGAGCTAAATATCCTACTTTAGATATCATTGCTGGAAATATTTGTACTGCTGAAAAATCTGAAGCATTATATAATGCTGGAGCCAACTGTGTTAAAGTTGGAATCGGTCCTGAAAGTATTTGTACTACAAGAGTTGTTGCTGGAGTTGGAGTTCCTCAAATTTCTGCAATTAATGAAGTTTATAACTGACAATTGATAAAGATGTAACTTTAATTGCTGATGGTGGAATTAAATATTCAGGTGATAATGTTAAAGCACTTGCCGCTGGAGCACATAGCGTAATGCTTGGAAGTATGTTAGCTGGAACTGATGAAGCACCAGGTCAAGAAGTTATTATTAATAACAAACGTTATAAAACTTATGTTGGAATGGGATCATTAGCTGCGATGAAATGTGAAAGTAGTGATCGTTACTTCCAAAAAGGAGCTAAAAAGTTAGTACCAGAAGGAATTGAAGCTGTTGTTCCTTCTAAAGGAACACTTGAAGAAGTTATTTTCCAATTAGTTGGTGGTTTAAGAAGTGAAATGGGTTATACTGATTTTGCTACAATTGATCATTTAAGAGCAAATGGAAGATTTGTTTATATTACAGGAGCTAGTTTAAAAGAATCGCATTCACATGATGTAGAAATCTCTGCTGAGCACCTAATTAGAAATAAAAAAATAAACTCATTTTTATGAAAGTGTATTTTTTTTATTATGTTTTATGTTTTTTAAATCTTTTGATTAATTTGAATCTTTGTTTTGTAAAAACGTGATTTTGTGGACAACATGTTGAACAAACAACATTTCCGCAATAATAAAACATTGATAAAAAGTTTAAAAATGTGTCTAAACAATTAATACATGTTTTAAAAGTTACATCAAAACTTTCATCGCTTAATTCTTCAGCTAGTTTTTCGTCCAATCTTCTAAATGTTGCATTATAGATTTTATGATTATACTCAACATTACCTTTTTTAAATATTTGTTCTTTAATAATAAGAATATCCTTTTTAAATAAAATTATTAGCTCAAATATGTAATTGATAATAAATATTATATATAAAATATTAAAGAACACCATTATGGTGTTCTTTAATAATAATTATTTTTTAGCTTGTTGCATTGCACGCATTGTTTTTTTAATATCTGATTCACTTGGTTTTCTTCCCATGCTCATGTACATTGCACGAATTTGTTTTTCTGTTACAGGTGGATTATCTTTTAATTGTTTTTTAACCATTGCTCTAGTGATAAAGAAACCAATAATAGCTCCTAAAATCATTGCTCCAATGATAACTCCAATTAGCATTCCTGCTAATCCTCCTGCTGAAAAAGTTGTTGATAATAATGTCATATATTCACTCCATTCTATTTTTTCTTAAATTTAAACTTATTTTATAACACTTATAATTTTATTAAAAATTTGCTCACTTGTAAATCCATATTTACTAATTACTGTATTTGCTGGTGCACTTGCTCCAAATATATCAATTCCAATGTTTATTCCATTATCACCAGTATATTTGCTTCAACCAAAGGTTGTTCCCATTTCAATTGAAACTCTTAAAGTATTTTTATCAATGATTTTATCTTTGTAAGTTTGATCTTGTTGGTCAAATAAACTTGTTGATGGCATTGATACAACTTTTGCAATAATATTGTTTTCTTTTAGTTTTTTAGCTGTTTCAATTGCTAATGAAACTTCACTTCCTGTTGCAATTAATGTAACTTTTGCGTTTGGTTGATCAAATATAATGTAACCACCTTTTTTAACTTCTTCATATACGTTATTATGTGGTAGTTGAATTAAGTATTGTCTAGTTAAAACTAATGTTGAAGGATTATGTTTTAATTCTTCTAATGCTATTTTGTATGATGCTAATGTCTCAGCATAATCAGCTGGTCTAAATACAACATGATTTGGAATACTTCTAATCATTGCTAATTGTTCAATTGGTTGATGTGTTGGACCATCTTCTCCAACAGCTACTGAATCATGCGTAAAGATGAATAATTGTTGAGTATTCATAATTGATGATAAACGCATTGCTGGTTTCATATAATCAGCAAATACAAAGAATCCACTTGAGAATGGGATTAAACCACCATGTTGATGAATACCATTGTTAATTGCTCCCATGGCAAATTCTCTTACACCATAAAGAATATTTCTTCCACTTCTGTTATCAACATCAAATTGACTGTCTGCCCCTTTAATTTTAGTTGATGAAACTAAATCTGCAGAACCTCCAATTAAGAATTTAACTTGTTTATTAATGTTATCTCAAATATTTCCTGAACTTACTCTTGTAGCTTCTGCTTTTTCTGGAGTATTTGCTAATAAAGCTTCATAATCAAATTTAATATTTTTATTAATAGCATCATTAAATTGTTTTGCTAATTCAGGTTTTACATCTTTTAATTTTTTAAGTTCATTATTTCATTGTTCTTCAATCACTAAGTTTTTTGAAAAGTTTTTCTTTCAGTTATCATAAACTTCTGTTGGAATTTCAAAATCATTGTGTTTTCAATCAAAAGCAGCCTTAACAGTTTCAATGTCAGCTCCAATTGGTGCACCATGAACAGCACTTGTTCCTTGTTTTGTAGCACCAATACCAATAATTGTTTTTACTTCAATATAAGTTGGTTTATCAGCTTTTTTAGCTTTATTAATTGTTTTTTCAATTGCTTCTAAATCTTCTCCATCAGTAATTTTGATTGTATTTCAATTTGCTGCTTTGAATCTTTCATGCATATTTTCATTTTGTGCTTTTTTAACTCAATCGTCTAATTGAATATCATTTGAATCATGAATTAAGATTAATTTAGTTAAATTCAATCTTCCTGCTAGACTAATTGATTCTTGTGCTACACCTTCTTGTAAGTCACCATCTCCACATAAAACAAATGTATGGTGATTAACTAGATTAACACCATCTTGGTTATAAACTGATGCAGTATGTGATTCAGCGATAGCTAAACCAACTCCCATTGCAATTCCTTGTCCTAATGGACCAGTTGTAACATCAACACCTTCAGTTAAATGCGATTCAGGATGTCCTGGAGTTTTACTATCTCATTGTCTGAATTGTTTAATTTCATCCATTGATAAATTGTATCCAGCTAAATGTAATGCTGAATATAATAAAGCACTACCATGTCCTGCTGATAGAACAAATCTATCTCTGTCAAATCATGTCGGATTTTTAGGATTGTGTTTCATTATTTTATTAAATAATGTATAAACAATCGGTGCTGCTCCTAAAACAATCCCTGGGTGACCTGAGTTTGCTTTATTAATTGCAGAAACTCCTAAAATTCTTAATGCATTCAAATTTTTATCTTTATTAATCATGACTTTCTCCTTGTTTTTTAAGTTTTTTTGGTGTTACATCGTTCCCTTCTGGATCAATAACTTTAGTATTTTGTAATTGTTGTTCAAAACCAGCTCTAAAATATTTTAAATATAAAATCTTTAGTTCTTCTCGATAAGCATTTTCTTCTTCTGTTAAAGCGCGTTCTTTTTTGATTTTTGCTAAGCGATTAATTTCATCAATCACTTCTGGCATTTTTAAATTTTGTAAATCCTTCATTGCTTTCCCCTTTAAAATTATTTTATACTAAATTATTGGTTTTCTTAATTTAGTTTTAACATCCAGTTCTTTACAAGGTATATTAATTGTTATTTTCATTGAATTCTTGATTTTAAAATTAAATCAACCTAATCCTGAAATAGATATTTCAAATTCTTTATTTATGTCTTTTTCAGTAAATTCAAATTCTTGTTTATTAATAGTTTGATCTAAATTATAAGAAATTATATTTTTTTTATTTCTTTCATAATAATCAAAAGCATTTTTTGTATTTGTTCTATGTAACTTGATTTCTTTATTATTGAAAAAATGAAAACTATTAAGCTTTTCGTTTTCCCATTCAAAATTAACTCAAGCTAATCCTGCATAAAAAATTGTATTATTTGGTTTTAATTGAAATGTATTTTGAGCAACTTCTTTGTTAAAATAAATGTATTTTCAGTCTTCTTTATTCAATAAGTTAGCAATTGAATTATTTCTAGCAATTCCAGGTGTATCAAAAATAATATCATCACTTGATAACTTAATTTGAATGAAATCTAATGTTGTATTAAAGTATTTTGATTCAACAATTTGAGGAATTAAATTATTAGCTCTCAATAATGAATTGATTATTGATGATTTCCCTACATTAGAACTACCAATAAAGTACTTCTTAGTCTTACTTTTTTTGATTTTATTTAATAAACTGTTTATAAAGTTATTTTTAAAACTTGTGTTCAATATAATATTTGCGTTATTTAATTCACTTTTTGCAAATAATTCAGTGATATATCTTCTAATTTTTGCTAATTTAACAGCTTTTGGTAATAAATCTATCTTATTGATAACAATTGTAACTGGATAGTTCTTAATTGCTGTTTCAATATCTGGAACTCTACTACCTTCTAAATCAAATATATCAATAATGTAATAAAATTCTATCTCTTTCTTTTTTTCTAATTTAATTAATTCTTTAAGTTTTGAAATGAAATGTTCTGCATTTATTTCTTGGTCAATTAATTCGTTGTAATTTTTAATTTTAAAACATCTTAAACAGTATTCATTTTCTGGTTTAACAACATAACCAGGTTTATTGTGATCGCTATTTTGTTTTAAAACTCCACACCCTATGCACTTGCTCATGTTTCCCCCATTTGTTTATTCATAATAAAACTAAAAAATTTAATTAATACTAAAATTTTTAAAACATCATCATAACAATGTTTTCTAGCTTCTTTTAATGAATTTGATAATCTATAGTGTTCTGCTTGTGATACTTCAGGTAAACTAAATAATTTTAAAGCTCTACTACATAAAAACTTAATATTATCTTCAACAAAATTATATTTACTATGTAAATCTTCAGTATAATCAAAAAATTTCTTTAAGCTTCTAATTTTAATTGAATCATGAATATCACCTTTTTTAAGATTTTGTTCATTGTAAAATTTTGAACCATCTTTAGCATAATTAGTAAAACTTAAATTTTGTTCTAATGCATCATAAATATCAAAACTATTTAAATCATATGCTTTAGTTTCTTTATTAAAGATAAATAAGTCTGTTTTTTTATTTTTAAATAAAACTTTATAAGTATTAATTCATTGTTCAATGATATTTTTATCATTATCTTGTCCTGCAAAAATAATTGTTCTAATGTTTTTATTAACACACATATTTATAAAGCTTTTAATCATTGATTGATATTGATTTTTAAAGTTATATTTTTCATCATTAACTTTTCTTCTAATTGATAAGCTATTAATTGATTTGTGATTATTTCTTGTTTGTACTTCATTAAAACTTTTAGCAAATGAGTAATTCATTAAGTAAACTATGTCTTTTTCATTTTCGCTATACAATTTTGGTTCAATCTTTTCAAAATCATGACTTCGATTAAAGAATTCTGTATCTAAAATGATAACTGGAAACTTAATTTCTTTTAATTTATTCTTTAAACCTTCAAAGTTAAAATAAATCGATTGATGCTTATTTAATTTGATTTTATTATCTTGTATTTCCAAATTTTTGTACTTCATAGTTTTCTTCTTTTCTTTTTTATATTTTAACAAAATAAGATATTTTTTTGTTACTTGTGGTTAATACAACAACATTTATTGAACTTTTTCTTACATAAAATAAAAAAGTGGGTTAATTACCACTTAATTATCCATAAAAACTATTTTATTTTACATATGTGTATGCTTTTTCATAATATGATATTTTAGTTATACTGTAACAACATATAATCTATTATTGCCACATACATTAGATCAATATCAGAGCTAAAAGTATCTGTTGAAAGACTTACAGTTTGTTTATCACTTGTTATTTTGTATAACTTACTAGTTCCTTTTAAAGTTGAGACTAATAATTGATCATTAAGTGAAATTAACTTATTAAAGTTATTAGTATTACTACTTATTATTGTATCTTTTGCAACTGCAGAATTACTAATTTTTAATTTACTAATTTTGAAGAATCAAATAAGGTATATAGTTTTATTATTATTCACAATCATATCTTTTATTTTAACTTTGTTATTTGGAATATCTAATTGAACATATGTATTTGATGTTTTATCAAAGTATTCTACTTTATTTCATAGACTATCAGCTAAGAATATTTTGTTATCAAAGAAAGCAAATTTTGATTTTAT
This region of Mesoplasma melaleucae genomic DNA includes:
- the yqeH gene encoding ribosome biogenesis GTPase YqeH; this encodes MSKCIGCGVLKQNSDHNKPGYVVKPENEYCLRCFKIKNYNELIDQEINAEHFISKLKELIKLEKKKEIEFYYIIDIFDLEGSRVPDIETAIKNYPVTIVINKIDLLPKAVKLAKIRRYITELFAKSELNNANIILNTSFKNNFINSLLNKIKKSKTKKYFIGSSNVGKSSIINSLLRANNLIPQIVESKYFNTTLDFIQIKLSSDDIIFDTPGIARNNSIANLLNKEDWKYIYFNKEVAQNTFQLKPNNTIFYAGLAWVNFEWENEKLNSFHFFNNKEIKLHRTNTKNAFDYYERNKKNIISYNLDQTINKQEFEFTEKDINKEFEISISGLGWFNFKIKNSMKITINIPCKELDVKTKLRKPII
- a CDS encoding S1 RNA-binding domain-containing protein, yielding MNKVISVKISDIAPFGAFAIFELDGKQYKGLIHISEIANTFVNNINEFVKVGQDVEVLILELNDEKAQAKLSIKKVNA
- a CDS encoding DUF896 domain-containing protein gives rise to the protein MKDLQNLKMPEVIDEINRLAKIKKERALTEEENAYREELKILYLKYFRAGFEQQLQNTKVIDPEGNDVTPKKLKKQGESHD
- a CDS encoding YneF family protein → MTLLSTTFSAGGLAGMLIGVIIGAMILGAIIGFFITRAMVKKQLKDNPPVTEKQIRAMYMSMGRKPSESDIKKTMRAMQQAKK
- a CDS encoding isochorismatase family protein, with the translated sequence MNKALIIVDYQFDFVSPNGKLYVPTAETKKAYIESLIKTFKDNNDLVIATKYVHPIDHYSFAQWGPHCVVNTNGTELYFDASLFDKVIEKGTNKHTECYSAFYDEAGNSNNLDEYLKANHVNELVIVGVALKVCVKASFEHAIELGYHTIVDIKEYAGFQDKR
- the tkt gene encoding transketolase; translation: MINKDKNLNALRILGVSAINKANSGHPGIVLGAAPIVYTLFNKIMKHNPKNPTWFDRDRFVLSAGHGSALLYSALHLAGYNLSMDEIKQFRQWDSKTPGHPESHLTEGVDVTTGPLGQGIAMGVGLAIAESHTASVYNQDGVNLVNHHTFVLCGDGDLQEGVAQESISLAGRLNLTKLILIHDSNDIQLDDWVKKAQNENMHERFKAANWNTIKITDGEDLEAIEKTINKAKKADKPTYIEVKTIIGIGATKQGTSAVHGAPIGADIETVKAAFDWKHNDFEIPTEVYDNWKKNFSKNLVIEEQWNNELKKLKDVKPELAKQFNDAINKNIKFDYEALLANTPEKAEATRVSSGNIWDNINKQVKFLIGGSADLVSSTKIKGADSQFDVDNRSGRNILYGVREFAMGAINNGIHQHGGLIPFSSGFFVFADYMKPAMRLSSIMNTQQLFIFTHDSVAVGEDGPTHQPIEQLAMIRSIPNHVVFRPADYAETLASYKIALEELKHNPSTLVLTRQYLIQLPHNNVYEEVKKGGYIIFDQPNAKVTLIATGSEVSLAIETAKKLKENNIIAKVVSMPSTSLFDQQDQTYKDKIIDKNTLRVSIEMGTTFGWSKYTGDNGINIGIDIFGASAPANTVISKYGFTSEQIFNKIISVIK
- a CDS encoding glutamine amidotransferase-related protein — its product is MKNTQILILDFGSQYTQLLARRVREANFYTKVLPFDTSIEKIKEYPLLKGIFLSGGLSSVYLQNTYKIQPEILKLDIAILGFC